Proteins encoded in a region of the Bombyx mori chromosome 21, ASM3026992v2 genome:
- the LOC101742052 gene encoding clavesin-2, with translation MTSCYWPRRRVPICLFCVPVYLYLSSYWSYQDIIMFECFQEIAFEAEVNTEENPELLEMARELCNENPATRATAITELRQMIFSRGECRPLRTDDEYLLRYLRARNFVVPRAHKLLVRYCTFREQQRSLYEGVDLWGLVKVQDAYEGSMFDRPDVGRLSIFRFGMWDPNEFPVEDLVRAGMAMVEIGIRQPKLQVLGGTVIVDLEGITLRHVATLTPTVAYQIVSLMGLANPTRVKGAHLINYSWILNTFFYLFKKFIPRRAWDTIYFHGNDLKSLQQHIPVECLPARYGGSCRSHCSFAVWLNKIKKYRDDKFDREMKELGYVIKE, from the exons ATGACTTCGTGTTACTGGCCAAGAAGACGGGTGcccatttgtttgttttgtgtgCCTGTATATTTGTATTTGTCTTCGT acTGGAGCTACCAGGACATCATAATGTTCGAGTGCTTTCAAGAGATCGCCTTCGAGGCCGAGGTGAACACGGAAGAAAACCCCGAACTGCTGGAGATGGCTCGGGAGCTCTGCAACGAGAACCCAGCTACCAGGGCGACAGCGATTACGGAGCTACGACAGATGATATTCA GTCGCGGAGAGTGTCGCCCTCTGAGGACCGACGATGAGTACCTGCTGCGGTACCTCCGAGCGAGGAACTTTGTTGTACCCAGAGCGCATAAACTG CTAGTCCGTTATTGCACTTTCCGCGAACAACAAAGGTCCTTGTATGAAGGCGTAGACCTATGGGGCTTGGTGAAGGTGCAAGACGCATACGAAGGCTCCATGTTCGACAGGCCTGATGTCGGAAGACTCTCTATATTTCGATTTG GTATGTGGGACCCAAACGAGTTCCCGGTGGAGGACTTGGTTAGGGCCGGCATGGCGATGGTTGAGATTGGGATACGACAACCCAAGCTTCAAGTTCTCGGAGGGACGGTTATTGTCGATCTAGAAGGCATTACACTGCGGCACGTGGCGACCTTGACGCCTACGGTTGCGTACCAGATTGTCTCTTTAATGGGG CTCGCGAACCCGACTCGAGTGAAAGGAGCACACTTGATCAATTACTCATGGATATTGAACACGTTTTTTTACTTATTCAAGAAATTCATACCGCGTCGCGCCTGGGACACGATATACTTCCACGGAAACGATCTGAAGTCTTTACAGCAACATATACCCGTGGAGTGTCTGCCGGCGAGATATGGAGGCTCGTGCAGGAGCCACTGCTCGTTTGCCGTGTGGCTGAACAAAATCAAGAAATACCGCGACGATAAATTCGACAGAGAGATGAAAGAATTAGGTTATGTCATTAAAGAATAA